A single window of Pseudarthrobacter defluvii DNA harbors:
- a CDS encoding MFS transporter produces MSGHTTLAPAGTAAKRKEARTVILSSYLGSTIEFYDFLLYATAAAVAFPKVFFAGTDEWVGVVAAYATFAAGYVARPLGGIIFGHFGDKLGRKGMLIISMAMMGIASTLIGLVPGAGVIGPWGAVILVLLRVCQGIAVGGEWGGAALMALEHSDPKRRGFAASFVNAGAPTGAVLGTLVMGAFSALPQDAFLAWGWRVPFLLSFVLLIVGMFVRLRVSESPIFAEAVAKEEAQGAKRKIPLLDVLRRPKALIMIMFAGAAGFGLQVVLPTFSVTYAVSKGAPQQGVLYAFAGASAISIVFVLLGGRLSDRFGRRPVMIAGLALFIAYLFPMFGMLGSGNVAMVFVAFTVALILHSSLYGPLAAFVSEQFGTTSRYTGAAVGYQLATLIGAGFTPGIIAGLYKDSGQNILPVVVFLSVMALVSIVFIALTRESKNNDLTTVR; encoded by the coding sequence ATGTCCGGACACACCACGCTCGCACCTGCGGGCACGGCCGCCAAGCGCAAGGAAGCGCGCACGGTCATCCTGTCCAGCTATCTGGGCAGCACCATCGAGTTCTACGACTTCCTGCTCTACGCCACGGCCGCAGCAGTGGCCTTCCCCAAGGTCTTCTTCGCCGGCACGGATGAATGGGTGGGCGTCGTCGCCGCCTACGCCACCTTTGCCGCCGGATACGTGGCCAGGCCGCTGGGCGGCATCATCTTCGGCCACTTCGGTGACAAGCTGGGCCGCAAGGGGATGCTGATCATCTCCATGGCCATGATGGGCATCGCCTCCACCCTCATCGGCCTGGTTCCGGGCGCCGGCGTGATCGGTCCGTGGGGCGCCGTCATCCTGGTGCTCCTGCGGGTCTGCCAGGGCATCGCCGTCGGCGGTGAATGGGGCGGGGCCGCGCTCATGGCGCTGGAGCACTCGGACCCCAAGCGGCGCGGCTTCGCGGCATCGTTCGTCAACGCCGGTGCCCCCACCGGCGCAGTGCTGGGCACCCTGGTGATGGGCGCTTTCTCGGCCCTGCCGCAGGATGCCTTCCTGGCCTGGGGTTGGCGCGTGCCGTTCCTGCTGTCCTTCGTGCTCCTGATCGTGGGCATGTTCGTCCGCCTCCGGGTTTCCGAAAGCCCCATCTTCGCCGAGGCAGTGGCCAAGGAAGAGGCACAGGGTGCCAAGCGCAAAATCCCGCTGCTGGACGTACTCCGCCGGCCCAAGGCACTGATCATGATCATGTTCGCCGGGGCCGCCGGGTTCGGCCTGCAGGTGGTGCTGCCAACCTTCTCAGTGACCTACGCCGTGTCCAAGGGCGCACCCCAGCAGGGCGTGCTCTACGCGTTCGCTGGCGCCTCGGCCATCTCCATCGTCTTCGTTCTCCTGGGCGGCCGCCTGTCCGACCGGTTCGGCCGCCGCCCGGTGATGATCGCCGGCCTGGCACTGTTCATCGCCTACCTCTTCCCGATGTTCGGCATGCTCGGCTCGGGCAATGTTGCCATGGTGTTCGTGGCTTTCACGGTGGCGCTGATTTTGCACTCCTCCCTCTACGGGCCGCTGGCAGCGTTCGTGTCCGAACAATTCGGCACCACCTCCCGCTACACCGGTGCCGCCGTGGGCTACCAGCTGGCCACGCTCATCGGCGCCGGCTTCACCCCGGGCATCATCGCCGGCCTCTACAAGGACTCCGGCCAGAACATCCTCCCGGTGGTGGTGTTCCTGTCCGTCATGGCGTTGGTCTCGATTGTCTTCATCGCCCTGACGCGGGAATCTAAGAACAACGACCTCACCACGGTCCGTTAG
- a CDS encoding GNAT family N-acetyltransferase: protein MNSSRRSLRIATARDGPQLLRLWALLFDEAATAADEPWRSHAQEWFARHVGDSSTARFPVVDIGGELVATAIGTLELGVPNPMCVHGRTVRLANVITLPEHRGCGYGTFLVRDVIEWARSIDADRVDLSSTEVGQGLYDKEGFVLTSAPRMKLIL, encoded by the coding sequence ATGAACAGTTCGCGTCGTTCCCTCCGAATCGCAACCGCCCGTGACGGCCCACAACTCTTACGGCTGTGGGCGCTGCTCTTTGATGAGGCCGCGACTGCCGCCGACGAGCCGTGGAGGAGCCACGCTCAAGAGTGGTTCGCCCGCCACGTCGGCGACTCCAGCACTGCTCGGTTCCCGGTCGTCGACATCGGTGGCGAACTCGTCGCAACCGCAATCGGCACACTTGAACTGGGCGTTCCCAATCCCATGTGTGTCCACGGGCGAACCGTCCGGCTCGCGAATGTAATCACTCTTCCCGAGCACCGTGGCTGCGGGTACGGAACCTTTCTGGTCCGCGACGTAATCGAATGGGCCAGGTCGATCGATGCAGATCGGGTGGACCTCAGTTCAACGGAGGTGGGACAGGGCCTCTACGACAAGGAGGGGTTCGTTTTGACGTCTGCTCCCCGGATGAAACTCATTCTTTGA
- a CDS encoding HEAT repeat domain-containing protein, producing the protein MTSRSQWGISPGESVKRECAARGTKAVIAGCVALLRGSEADAQLIYALGGPPARWAVTGGESGPDYWLRVWAARGLLYAYDASAEPAIIEALGDEQWRVREAAAKVCARHRIDSALPLLANLAGDSQLRVRRAAERAVIRITDGN; encoded by the coding sequence ATGACGAGCAGATCTCAGTGGGGCATATCCCCGGGTGAGAGCGTGAAACGCGAATGCGCCGCCCGAGGAACTAAGGCAGTAATTGCCGGGTGCGTCGCGCTTCTTCGGGGTTCAGAGGCGGACGCGCAACTGATCTATGCCCTGGGTGGCCCGCCCGCTCGATGGGCGGTTACCGGCGGCGAGAGCGGGCCGGACTACTGGCTTCGGGTGTGGGCGGCACGCGGTTTGCTGTACGCATACGACGCCTCGGCGGAACCGGCGATCATAGAAGCGCTGGGCGACGAACAGTGGCGGGTGCGGGAGGCGGCAGCGAAGGTCTGCGCTCGTCACCGGATCGACTCAGCTCTCCCGCTGCTGGCAAATCTGGCCGGTGATTCCCAGCTAAGGGTGAGGCGCGCCGCAGAAAGAGCTGTAATTAGAATCACGGACGGCAACTGA
- a CDS encoding MarR family winged helix-turn-helix transcriptional regulator — translation MATLGTKVQTPRLAAARIGSDVGLLLAKLHAAGSVLNNKALADFGLRERSFSVLTLACSGLEPTQRELADFLSLDPSQVVTLVDDLEHRGLVERAQGKQDRRAKIIVSTAEGRKMHTKARAALDVAEIEQLAGLSDEESQELKRLLRKALWGAAE, via the coding sequence ATGGCCACCTTGGGCACCAAAGTTCAGACCCCCCGCCTTGCGGCAGCCCGGATCGGCAGCGATGTGGGCCTGCTGCTCGCCAAGCTGCATGCCGCCGGCTCGGTACTGAACAACAAGGCACTGGCCGACTTCGGGCTCCGCGAGCGGTCCTTCTCCGTTCTGACGCTGGCGTGCAGCGGGCTGGAGCCCACGCAGCGGGAACTGGCGGATTTCCTCAGCCTGGACCCTAGCCAGGTAGTCACGCTGGTGGACGACCTGGAGCACCGCGGGCTGGTGGAGCGGGCGCAGGGCAAGCAGGACCGGCGAGCCAAGATCATCGTGTCCACCGCCGAGGGGCGGAAGATGCACACCAAAGCCCGCGCGGCCCTGGACGTAGCTGAAATCGAGCAGCTGGCCGGCCTTTCCGACGAGGAGTCGCAGGAGTTGAAGCGGCTGCTGCGCAAGGCGCTGTGGGGCGCGGCGGAGTAG
- a CDS encoding SDR family NAD(P)-dependent oxidoreductase: protein MSLNGKVAIVTGSGQGLGLAYARELARQGAAVVINDVNADTAAQAVAQIEKDGGRATAVVVPVGSTDAAKALVAGAVDAFGRLDILVTNAGILRDKSILKMTDEDFDVVINVHLKGTFTCVREAYAYFKENNVAGRIITIGSPTGQRGNFGQTNYAAAKAGIVGMVRTWALEMKKAGVTVNSVIPVAATAMTKTVPYFQKAVEAEERGEAMPSFFRHDLGFGTADDVSGLVAFLASDEAANITGQAIGAGGDRLQVWTHPEAATTEYREGGWSYEALRDKAGQLFNQDTLQSYGEQFLPLPAELQPEPAQAR, encoded by the coding sequence ATGAGCTTGAACGGCAAGGTTGCAATCGTCACCGGGAGCGGGCAGGGCCTCGGCCTCGCCTACGCAAGGGAACTGGCCCGCCAGGGTGCCGCCGTCGTCATTAACGACGTGAACGCCGACACCGCTGCGCAGGCTGTGGCACAGATCGAAAAGGACGGCGGCCGGGCCACCGCCGTGGTGGTTCCGGTGGGAAGCACGGACGCCGCCAAGGCCCTGGTGGCCGGAGCCGTAGACGCGTTCGGCCGGCTGGACATCCTGGTCACCAACGCGGGAATCCTGCGGGACAAGAGCATCCTAAAGATGACGGACGAGGACTTCGATGTGGTGATCAACGTCCACCTCAAGGGCACCTTCACCTGCGTCCGCGAGGCCTACGCCTACTTCAAGGAAAACAATGTCGCCGGCCGCATCATCACCATCGGCTCGCCCACGGGCCAGCGCGGCAACTTCGGCCAGACCAACTACGCCGCCGCCAAGGCCGGGATCGTGGGCATGGTCCGCACCTGGGCGCTGGAAATGAAAAAGGCCGGCGTGACGGTCAACAGCGTCATCCCGGTTGCCGCCACGGCCATGACCAAGACCGTGCCCTACTTCCAGAAGGCAGTGGAGGCGGAGGAGCGCGGTGAGGCCATGCCGTCCTTCTTCCGCCACGACCTGGGCTTTGGAACGGCCGACGACGTCTCCGGGCTGGTTGCCTTCCTCGCCTCCGACGAGGCAGCCAACATCACCGGCCAGGCCATCGGCGCCGGCGGTGACCGCCTGCAGGTCTGGACCCACCCGGAAGCTGCCACCACCGAGTACCGCGAGGGCGGCTGGAGTTATGAGGCGCTGCGGGACAAGGCCGGCCAGCTGTTCAACCAGGACACCCTTCAAAGCTACGGCGAACAATTCCTGCCCCTGCCCGCCGAACTGCAGCCCGAACCGGCGCAGGCCCGCTGA
- a CDS encoding amidohydrolase family protein, whose amino-acid sequence MPDRYELGIDPAKLDAVDMHVHLEVDSCGHGSLPEELTEASAKYFKAEDRTPSLDRIAEVYRELNMAAVVFTVDARTQLKHEPNSIPELIAGAARNNDVLIPFGSVDPRTGEDAIAGAKHQAIELGARGFKFHPSLQGFDPSNERFYPLWETLQELGLPAIFHTGQNGMGAGLPGGYGIKLAYSNPLLLDAVAADFPGLQIIMAHPSVPWQDEANSIATHKANVFIDLSGWSPKYFPESLVKASNSYLQDKVLFGTDFPLITPQKWLGAFADLPLKDEVRPKILKDNAVRLLGLGV is encoded by the coding sequence ATGCCTGACCGTTACGAACTGGGCATCGACCCCGCGAAACTCGACGCCGTCGACATGCACGTCCACCTCGAAGTGGACAGCTGCGGCCACGGCTCGCTGCCGGAGGAACTGACTGAGGCATCGGCCAAGTACTTCAAGGCCGAGGACCGCACCCCCTCCCTGGACCGCATCGCCGAGGTATACCGCGAACTGAACATGGCCGCCGTCGTCTTCACCGTGGACGCCCGCACCCAGCTCAAGCACGAACCCAACAGCATCCCGGAACTCATCGCCGGCGCCGCCCGGAACAATGACGTCCTGATCCCGTTCGGCAGCGTGGACCCGCGCACCGGTGAGGACGCCATCGCCGGCGCCAAGCACCAGGCCATCGAGCTCGGCGCGCGCGGCTTCAAGTTCCACCCGTCCCTGCAGGGCTTCGACCCCTCCAATGAGCGCTTCTACCCGCTCTGGGAAACCCTCCAGGAACTGGGCCTGCCGGCCATCTTCCACACCGGCCAGAACGGCATGGGCGCGGGTCTGCCCGGCGGGTACGGCATCAAGCTCGCCTACTCCAACCCGTTGCTGCTGGACGCGGTGGCCGCGGATTTCCCGGGCCTGCAGATCATCATGGCCCACCCTTCGGTGCCGTGGCAGGATGAGGCGAACTCGATCGCCACGCACAAGGCGAACGTCTTCATCGATCTCTCCGGCTGGTCGCCCAAGTACTTCCCGGAATCCCTGGTCAAGGCCTCCAACTCCTACCTCCAGGACAAGGTGTTGTTCGGCACCGACTTCCCGCTGATCACCCCGCAAAAGTGGCTCGGCGCCTTCGCGGACCTCCCGCTGAAGGACGAGGTCCGGCCCAAGATCCTCAAGGACAACGCGGTCCGCCTCCTCGGGCTGGGGGTTTGA
- a CDS encoding SAM-dependent methyltransferase, with protein MGDSHEEMLRHYEPGGLLPRIVAGLQALGKDLDSVTHEDLAPADEFHSAGRSATRALVELAKIPPGSRVLDVGSGLGGPARYLAATLGCDVTGIDLSPEFCGVASALSRMTRLSDRTRFQAGDALELPFAASSFDVVWTIQMQMNIRDKRRLYSGIARVLRPGGLFVCQKICAGNGEPIELPVPWASRPNQSHLADAESLRGLIRGAGLLERTWRDITADVVAARKAQQAKAQASGANGSGAPPPLGMHLVLGEQAAVKMSNSGRNIDAGRTVFIQGVFGKPG; from the coding sequence ATGGGCGACTCGCACGAGGAAATGCTTCGCCACTACGAGCCGGGCGGACTTCTGCCGCGAATCGTGGCGGGGTTGCAAGCTCTCGGCAAGGACCTGGACTCGGTCACGCACGAAGATCTCGCGCCGGCCGACGAGTTTCACTCCGCGGGACGTTCGGCCACGCGCGCATTGGTGGAGCTTGCAAAGATTCCGCCAGGATCGCGAGTGCTCGACGTGGGCAGCGGGTTGGGCGGCCCGGCGCGTTACCTCGCCGCAACTTTGGGTTGCGACGTGACAGGCATCGACCTCTCGCCTGAATTCTGCGGGGTGGCCAGCGCCCTTTCTCGGATGACGCGGTTGTCCGATCGCACCCGCTTTCAGGCGGGTGATGCCCTGGAGCTTCCGTTCGCCGCGTCCAGCTTCGACGTGGTGTGGACGATACAAATGCAGATGAACATCCGGGACAAGCGCCGCCTGTATTCCGGAATCGCCCGGGTACTCAGGCCGGGCGGGCTGTTCGTCTGCCAGAAAATCTGCGCGGGGAACGGTGAGCCGATCGAGCTTCCGGTCCCATGGGCGAGCCGCCCCAACCAGAGCCACCTGGCCGATGCGGAATCCCTCCGCGGGTTGATCCGCGGTGCAGGTCTCCTCGAGCGCACCTGGCGCGACATTACCGCCGACGTCGTGGCGGCGCGCAAGGCACAGCAGGCGAAGGCGCAAGCGTCGGGTGCGAACGGCTCCGGCGCCCCTCCTCCGCTTGGAATGCATCTCGTGCTGGGAGAACAGGCAGCCGTCAAGATGAGTAACTCCGGGCGCAACATCGACGCCGGGCGCACGGTGTTCATCCAGGGCGTATTCGGCAAGCCTGGCTAG
- a CDS encoding acyl-CoA dehydrogenase family protein produces the protein MGTLTTAEAALAARLYEAADWYDAESLLTPEERQVLSRLRSFLDSEARPLLAEYWERGEFPEQLARPLIDLDLMEPAELTGAAGAERSPARGIYQGFRIFELARTDASLATWYTAQAGLFRTAIRVGASQEQQAEWMRKVIDFSMKGVFSLTEPESGSDIAGGLSTTARRQPDGSWILDGAKRWIGGAATADVLAVFARDTADGQVKAFLVDRTADGVSLEKIHGKISLRMMQNAHITLTGVSVPEAMRLHNVNSFRDVAAMLRAMRSDVAWIATGIAAGAFEAALAYVNERRQFGRTLGSFQLVQEKLARMLGNVTASLSLVVRLTEQQAKGIYRDQDSALAKMQTSLFMRDTVALAREVVGGNGITLATDVARFHADAEAVYSYEGTHDINALIIGRALTGESAFTR, from the coding sequence ATGGGCACGTTGACGACGGCGGAGGCCGCCCTGGCTGCCCGGCTCTACGAGGCAGCGGACTGGTATGACGCCGAGTCCCTCCTCACGCCCGAAGAGCGCCAGGTCCTGTCCCGGCTGCGGTCCTTCCTCGATTCTGAAGCCAGGCCGCTTCTGGCCGAGTACTGGGAACGCGGCGAGTTTCCGGAGCAGCTCGCCCGGCCGCTGATCGACCTGGACCTCATGGAACCAGCCGAACTCACTGGCGCCGCGGGTGCAGAACGCAGCCCGGCCCGCGGCATCTACCAGGGCTTCCGGATCTTCGAGCTTGCCCGCACGGACGCGTCCCTGGCCACCTGGTACACCGCCCAAGCGGGCCTGTTCCGCACCGCCATCCGGGTGGGTGCCTCGCAGGAACAACAGGCCGAATGGATGCGCAAGGTTATCGACTTCTCGATGAAGGGCGTGTTCTCGCTGACCGAACCCGAGTCCGGATCGGACATCGCCGGCGGCCTGTCCACGACGGCCAGGCGGCAGCCCGACGGCAGCTGGATCCTGGACGGTGCCAAGCGCTGGATCGGCGGCGCCGCCACCGCTGACGTCCTGGCCGTGTTCGCCCGGGACACCGCGGACGGGCAGGTCAAGGCCTTCCTCGTGGACCGGACAGCCGACGGCGTCAGCCTGGAGAAAATCCACGGCAAGATCTCGCTGCGGATGATGCAGAACGCCCACATCACCCTCACCGGTGTCAGCGTCCCCGAGGCCATGCGCCTGCACAACGTGAACTCCTTCCGGGATGTGGCGGCAATGCTCCGGGCTATGCGCTCGGACGTGGCCTGGATCGCCACCGGCATCGCCGCCGGCGCCTTCGAGGCCGCCCTCGCCTATGTCAATGAACGCCGGCAGTTCGGCCGCACCCTGGGCTCCTTCCAGCTGGTCCAGGAGAAACTGGCCCGCATGCTGGGCAATGTCACCGCCAGCCTGTCCCTGGTGGTCAGGCTCACCGAACAGCAGGCAAAAGGCATCTACCGCGACCAGGACTCCGCCCTGGCCAAGATGCAAACGTCCCTGTTCATGCGCGACACCGTAGCCCTGGCCCGCGAAGTGGTGGGCGGCAACGGCATCACCCTGGCAACCGACGTGGCGCGTTTCCATGCCGACGCCGAGGCCGTGTACTCCTACGAAGGCACCCACGACATCAACGCCCTCATCATTGGCCGCGCCCTCACCGGCGAAAGCGCCTTCACCCGCTAA
- a CDS encoding TipAS antibiotic-recognition domain-containing protein produces MFENYFTEDQRRELDARRAQLGQEAMEESRNEWVVLVEEGLRQVDGGVPAARPEARDLMRRWDELGSRFHSSEGTKAAARTLWSENSAELSQALPWTADQLQALMAHLQEARGAAQDAPAGGNAG; encoded by the coding sequence ATGTTTGAGAACTACTTCACTGAGGACCAGCGCCGGGAGCTCGATGCGCGGCGTGCCCAGCTGGGACAGGAGGCCATGGAGGAATCACGGAACGAGTGGGTGGTCCTGGTGGAGGAGGGCCTGCGCCAGGTGGACGGCGGTGTCCCCGCCGCCCGCCCGGAAGCGCGGGACCTGATGCGCCGCTGGGACGAGCTGGGCTCCCGTTTCCACAGCAGCGAGGGCACCAAGGCGGCCGCCCGCACCTTGTGGAGCGAGAACAGCGCCGAACTGAGCCAGGCGCTGCCCTGGACCGCTGACCAGCTGCAGGCACTGATGGCACACCTGCAGGAGGCCCGCGGCGCCGCCCAGGACGCCCCGGCCGGAGGGAACGCCGGCTGA
- a CDS encoding MaoC family dehydratase produces the protein MPNLVVDFDTLLALSGKDLGTTDYRQITQDQINQFADATDDQQWIHTDPERAKDGPFGAPIAHGFLTLSLIIPFWGELFDVEGVTTKVNYGLDKVRFTSPVKVGSKVRMQATIADVTEVKGGAQIKVNATIEIEGQERPAVVAEFLARFYK, from the coding sequence ATGCCCAATCTCGTCGTCGATTTCGACACCCTGCTCGCCCTGTCCGGCAAGGACCTCGGCACCACCGACTACCGCCAGATCACCCAGGACCAGATCAACCAGTTCGCGGACGCCACGGACGACCAGCAGTGGATCCACACCGACCCCGAACGCGCCAAGGACGGTCCGTTCGGCGCACCCATCGCCCACGGTTTCCTCACCCTGTCCCTGATCATCCCGTTTTGGGGCGAACTGTTCGACGTCGAAGGCGTCACCACCAAGGTCAACTACGGCCTGGACAAGGTCCGCTTCACCTCTCCCGTGAAGGTGGGCTCCAAGGTCCGGATGCAGGCCACCATCGCCGACGTCACGGAAGTCAAGGGCGGCGCCCAGATCAAGGTCAACGCCACCATCGAGATCGAAGGGCAGGAGCGTCCGGCCGTCGTGGCCGAATTCCTCGCCCGCTTCTACAAGTAA
- a CDS encoding TetR/AcrR family transcriptional regulator yields MKEGLIVEALRRRLTRWDQDWQREVSNAATAEDKLLAVFPALARYRSGPATPRWCAFLSVAAESPHPSQLLDEALRSDTELLITRLHQLAIPVVGTGEARALAERLALILTGVLGMMLRAADPDKVIADGYATAKTIVEATTASTAP; encoded by the coding sequence TTGAAGGAAGGTCTCATCGTCGAGGCCTTGCGGCGTCGCCTGACGCGCTGGGACCAAGACTGGCAACGGGAAGTCAGTAATGCCGCAACAGCGGAGGACAAACTACTCGCGGTTTTCCCTGCCCTGGCCCGGTATCGGTCCGGGCCTGCAACTCCCCGCTGGTGCGCCTTCCTCAGTGTGGCGGCAGAGTCGCCCCACCCGAGTCAGCTACTCGATGAAGCTCTGCGCAGTGACACGGAACTGCTCATTACGCGTCTTCACCAGCTCGCCATCCCCGTTGTCGGTACAGGTGAGGCACGCGCTCTGGCTGAACGCCTGGCCCTGATCCTGACCGGCGTGCTGGGGATGATGCTCAGGGCAGCGGATCCTGACAAGGTGATCGCTGACGGGTATGCCACGGCCAAGACCATCGTTGAAGCAACCACGGCCTCCACCGCCCCGTGA
- a CDS encoding bile acid:sodium symporter family protein, which translates to MLEATKPQKSPDGTPVNPALEAESRIARIAVTVFPILVVVAGILGFLLPGAFKPMAPSVPYLLGIIMFCMGLTLTPPDFAAVAKRPWAVALGIVAHYIIMPGAGWLIAGALNLPPELAVGVILVGCAPSGTASNVMAFLAKGDVALSVAVASVSTLIAPIVTPLLVLFLAGSYLQIDAAGMVLDIVKTVLLPVVAGLLARLFLKKLVAKVLPALPWASAVVISLIVAIVVAGSANKIIEAGAIVFLAVVLHNGFGLGLGYLAGKLGRLDDKARRALAFEVGMQNSGLAATLATAHFTPLAALPSAVFSLWHNISGAIVAAWLARRPLQDKR; encoded by the coding sequence ATGCTTGAGGCAACTAAACCCCAGAAGTCCCCGGACGGGACACCCGTCAACCCCGCGCTCGAGGCGGAAAGCAGGATTGCCCGCATCGCCGTGACGGTGTTCCCCATCCTGGTGGTCGTTGCCGGCATCCTCGGGTTCCTGCTTCCCGGAGCCTTCAAACCCATGGCCCCCAGCGTCCCCTACCTGCTGGGCATCATCATGTTCTGCATGGGCCTGACCCTGACCCCGCCGGACTTCGCCGCCGTGGCCAAACGGCCGTGGGCGGTGGCCCTGGGGATCGTTGCCCACTACATCATCATGCCCGGGGCCGGCTGGCTGATCGCGGGGGCCTTGAACCTCCCGCCGGAACTGGCTGTCGGCGTGATCCTGGTGGGCTGCGCACCCTCCGGCACGGCCTCCAACGTCATGGCCTTCCTGGCCAAGGGCGATGTTGCCCTCTCCGTGGCGGTGGCCTCAGTCTCCACCCTGATCGCCCCGATCGTCACCCCGCTGCTGGTCCTGTTCCTGGCCGGTTCGTACCTGCAGATCGACGCCGCCGGCATGGTCCTGGACATCGTCAAGACCGTGCTGCTGCCGGTGGTGGCCGGCCTCCTTGCCCGGCTGTTCCTCAAGAAGCTCGTCGCGAAGGTGCTGCCCGCGCTGCCGTGGGCGTCCGCCGTCGTGATTTCGCTGATCGTGGCCATCGTGGTGGCCGGCAGCGCCAACAAGATCATTGAGGCCGGGGCCATTGTGTTCCTCGCCGTGGTGCTGCACAACGGGTTCGGGCTGGGCCTTGGCTACCTTGCCGGCAAGCTGGGCCGCCTGGACGACAAAGCACGCCGCGCCCTCGCCTTCGAGGTAGGGATGCAGAACTCGGGCCTGGCCGCCACCCTGGCCACCGCCCATTTCACCCCGCTGGCCGCGCTCCCGTCCGCCGTCTTCTCCCTCTGGCACAACATTTCCGGCGCCATCGTGGCCGCGTGGCTGGCCCGGCGGCCCCTGCAGGACAAGCGCTAA
- a CDS encoding NAD-dependent epimerase/dehydratase family protein: MSSFGTVREDWKPGTLSSAQTDYEGLRVVIFGGTGGLGRAITQSLLRKGAEVTVVGRTLKDPPHPRRSFIPADLSSLNSSRQVARNLPAETFDAVLLTHGIFAGRTREVTPEGVEKDLATSAMSRWVVAKELAPRLGGGRPSRRQKPRLFVWGFPGGERALDLTDIQSSRNYRWQTAHGNTVVFNEALVHHAAARFPDINVFGMNPGIIKTNIMAGALGQATLKLRAQQTLVGVLFQSAEAYAEKVVPLLVHPALEDRSGTLFNRHAQPIDPNPWLISDDHLDHVVAAAESLSARILR; this comes from the coding sequence ATGTCTTCTTTCGGAACGGTGCGAGAGGACTGGAAACCCGGAACGCTGTCTTCTGCCCAGACCGATTACGAGGGTCTTCGCGTAGTGATTTTTGGCGGTACCGGCGGTCTCGGCCGGGCCATCACCCAGTCCCTGCTGCGCAAAGGGGCCGAGGTCACCGTCGTGGGAAGGACGCTCAAGGACCCTCCTCACCCCAGGAGGTCATTTATCCCGGCAGACCTGTCGTCCTTGAACAGCTCCCGCCAGGTGGCCCGTAATTTGCCGGCCGAAACCTTCGACGCAGTCCTGCTCACCCACGGGATCTTTGCGGGACGGACCCGCGAAGTGACACCGGAAGGAGTAGAGAAAGATCTGGCCACGAGCGCTATGAGCCGGTGGGTCGTTGCCAAGGAACTGGCGCCACGGCTGGGCGGGGGAAGGCCTTCGCGTCGGCAAAAGCCGCGCCTTTTTGTCTGGGGGTTTCCCGGGGGCGAACGCGCGCTGGATCTCACAGATATTCAATCGAGCCGAAACTACCGCTGGCAGACAGCCCACGGCAACACCGTCGTGTTCAACGAGGCTCTGGTCCACCATGCTGCCGCTCGTTTTCCGGACATCAACGTGTTCGGTATGAATCCCGGCATCATCAAGACCAACATCATGGCCGGTGCCCTCGGACAAGCGACCTTGAAACTACGAGCACAGCAAACCCTCGTAGGTGTGCTCTTCCAGAGCGCGGAGGCCTACGCCGAAAAAGTTGTGCCCCTCCTGGTCCATCCCGCCTTGGAAGACAGATCGGGGACACTATTCAATCGGCACGCCCAACCAATAGACCCCAACCCCTGGCTGATTTCCGACGACCACCTTGACCACGTTGTCGCAGCGGCGGAGTCTCTCTCAGCCCGAATCCTTCGTTAG
- a CDS encoding PASTA domain-containing protein — protein MPGVVERQMLNVPDLVGQPVHIAQEIAANLGFGLAAGDPDGPGLRSRTWPGLFWVTSQDPPAGSVLERGSQIQITFVQDGQARSDVPEQTGGPTPSLPTHAEGATDS, from the coding sequence ATGCCGGGGGTGGTCGAACGTCAGATGCTAAATGTTCCGGATTTGGTCGGGCAGCCCGTACATATCGCACAAGAGATTGCGGCGAACCTTGGGTTCGGTCTCGCGGCTGGGGATCCTGATGGTCCAGGTCTGCGCTCGCGCACGTGGCCGGGGCTATTCTGGGTGACCTCCCAAGATCCTCCTGCAGGATCGGTCCTTGAGCGGGGGAGCCAAATTCAGATTACTTTCGTTCAGGACGGTCAAGCCCGAAGCGACGTGCCGGAGCAGACGGGCGGGCCGACCCCCTCATTGCCAACTCATGCGGAGGGCGCCACCGACTCGTGA